GTGAGTGAATCAGTAGACCCGCATCTTTTGCATTATTGCTGCGTTTTAAGCGTTTCTCCGGTTCTGCTCCACGAAATGCTTAGGTCTTGCACTAAAACAAAATATACAGGGTTTAGTAAGTAAAATAGATAAACGATTAGGAATAATCACCATGATTCGAATTGTCGCGGGTTTTATTTGTTTCTTACTCTTATCGTTTCAGTGCATGGCAGAAACACAAATATCCTGGCAACAAACTACTATCCCTATGGCAGCAGCTGGTTCCAAGGGATTGGAGGCTGTACTAGTATGGCCCCATGATGGTTTAAAACATCCTTTAGCCTTGATTAGCCATGGTTCTCCACGCGATGGAGCAGAGCGAGCGCAAATGACTTCCTTATCCTTTTTGCCGATAGCTAAAGAATTTGCGAGACGAGGATTTTCTGTTGCCGTAGTTTTGCGACGTGGGTACGGATCCTCGGGCGGGGGATGGGTCGAAGGCTATAAGAAGTGCCAATTCTCTAATTATAAACAGTCAGCTGTTGCATCTTCTGAGGACTTACATGCTGCAATAAAATATTTAGGATCATTACCGCAGTTTGATACCAACGAGATGATTGCTGTAGGTGTCTCTGCCGGTGGTTTTGCCACGGTTGCGTTAACCGCTATTGATCCTCCTCCAGGTTTAAAAGCCGCTATTAGTTTTGCCGGAGGACGGGGTTCTATGGCTCCTGATAAGGTCTGCCATGCAGACAATCTCGTTGCTGTTTTTGATGACTTAGGTAAAACATCACGAGTTCCAATGCTCTGGGTTTATGCTAAAAATGATCATTTTTTTAATCCCTCTCTAGCCGCTCATTTTTACTCTGCTTTTACCAAAGAAGGGGGGAAAGTTGAGTTTATCTCCGCAGCACCTTATGGAGCAGAGGGACATTTTCTCTTTTCAGCAGAAGGGATAAAGCAATGGGTGCCCTTAGTCGATGCCTTTTTACGGGAGCAACATTTAGTCTTGGTAAAACAATTATTGCCTTTACCTTCTCCATTAAAGACCCCTGATTATTTGTCAACAACAGCAAAAAAAGCGTTTGCAACTTATGCCATTAGCGGGCCGCATAAAGCATTCGCTTTATCATCCGATGGTGCTTTTGGATGGCGAACCGGCCAACACACGGCAGAGAAGGCAAAACAAGATGCTTTAGCCTATTGTAAACGTTATAGCCCAAAACACTGCAAGCTTATTGCTGTAGATGATGAGATGGTGAAATAATATTGGGATCAATTTAAGAACGGTAACCCATTGTAAAGAAATCAAGAAATGCCCTTATTTTGGGAAGTTCAAAATCATAAGTGCGGTAAAACATAAAAATTTCGTACTGTCTAAAGTCATATTGGGGTAGTAGTTGGATTAAATCTCCACTTTCCAACCAAGGCTTAACAAGAGTATCCCCTGTTAAAAACATCCCTATGCCAGCAAGACAAGCTTGGTTTAATGCATCAAAGTTATTCATATATAAAATTGGTTGGGCGCAGTGTAATTGGCCGCCATTGGCCAATGGTAAAAAATAAGCGGGTTTTCGTAAGGTATGAGATATGATTTTGAACTGAGGTAACTCTTCAGCTGTTGTGGGCTGACCATAACGACCAACAAACTCTTTAGAAGCACAAAGTATATTATTGATCTCAAACATTTTTCTGTATTTCAGATGCTCTGTTATCGGTGGAATAACGGGAAATCCAACCATGATATCTATATCCGAGCGAGCTAAAGCGGCATCTTCTTCAGAAAAGTCAATTTCTAACTGCAAAAGAGGATAGTGCTCCATGAAGTGATTGAGTTGCTTTAAGACCCAGTTTTTAGCAGTGATGGTCGATACTAGAATTTTTAGTTCTCCTTGAGGTAGCTCTCTGGTGGATTCTATAAATTGATTAACCGAAGAAATTTGTTCCTCTATCATCTTACATTTTTGATAAAACAAGGTACCAAATTCAGTTAAATGCACTTGCCGGGTGGTTCTATGAAATAATTGCTCCCCAATAGCTGCCTCTAAGTTTTTCACTTGTTTGCTCACTGCTGTAGGGCTTAAATGTAAGGAGTCAGCTGCTAAAGAGAAACTTCCCAATTCTGCAACTTTTAGGAAATTGATAATTTGACCACGGTTATAAAAGTGCAAGGGAGATCCCTTTTATTATGAACTATTAGTTCATAGTATATGAATAATAAGTTCATTTACAATAATAAGGAATGAATAGTAATCTTTCTATACATACACACTAGACCAAAAGCAAAATCCGCTAGTTATCCAATAGGTCTAATAACTTGAGATCATAATGAAGACAGTAAATTATATCTATCATCATATGGGGATACCGACTAAGGAAATTAGAGAGGGAGAGAAATACAGCTCCACTTTTAAAATGTATACTAGTGGAGGGCAAGACAGTGAGTTTCGCATTCAGTACCACCGATTTGAAGAAGGCTCTCCTTTACATCCTTTAATTCAATCGATACCGCATATTGCGTTTAAAGTGGACAATATAGAAGAAGCGACTCGAGGAAAAGATGTTATTTTAGGCCCCTATGAGCCTTTCGTTGGATTTAAAGTAGCTATGATCATTGAGTCAGGGACTCCTATTGAGTTTATAGAAACCCAATTGAGCGAAGAAGAAATATGGAACGACAGTCACGAAAATTCGGTGATTTATCCAGATGAAGGAGATTCAATCAAGTGAATTGTAGTGTTGGTTATTATTTAAACCTAAAAAACGCAGTAGTCACTCGCGTTACGATTCAACTGCGTTTTCTAGATTAAAATTACCTGACTGTTGTGCTCCGAAGCACAGACAATCAGGACAAGTTGGCGAATATACCCTAATGTTTATCCCATATGTTTATGCCATCGAGAATGATGTTTATGTGGAGGTGGCAATAAAACACCTAGTTTTTGGAAGACTTGTAGTTGAGTTTGTGCATAGAGCGTAGTCATTTGTGCATTATTGGCATTGATTTGGTCTACCAATTTAGATATCTCATCCCATTGTACACCTGGAGTTGCTATTTTTCCCATGAGTTGTAATTTTAATGCCTTTTTTTCCTTGACTAAGGGCGTCATCTTTTGACGCATGCTTTGCATGTAATTTTTTAATTCAGCTCTTTGTTCTTGAGTGAGTAGGCCTCCCCAACGATGGTGCTTAGGCTGGCTTTGTTGGGCACTCAATGTAGCAATTTTTTCTGAGGCTGGTTGTGCTGCCATTGCTGCCATTGATGAAACACCTAAAGAAAGTGCCAAAGTATTAATAAGTAAAAAACGTTTTATAGTCATGATATTCTCCTATTGGTTACACCGTTAATGGTAGTGAACGAATGTAATAGGAATATGACAAAGAGCATCTTTGATGTAACAGAGCTGTTACAATACTAACGGTAATCACAATGAGACAACTATAATAGTCCATAAGTGATAGCGATTTAATCTTGGATATGCGATGAGCAATAGAAAAAATCATATTTTAATTATTGATGATGATAAGGAAATCACAGAGCTGATTAGTGATTATTTACTAAAAAATGGTTATCGCACTACTATGGCTTTGAATGGTTTGAATATTAATGCCTTAATGCGAGAAAATAATTTTGATCTCGTTATTTTAGATGTCATGTTGCCAGGAGTTGATGGATTAACTCTCTGTCGAACGATTAGACAAACGCATGATTTACCGATCATTATGCTCAGTGCCGCCAATAGCACTTCTGATCGAGTCGCGGGATTAGAGTTGGGGGCAGATGATTATATCTCCAAGCCCTTTAGTGCCCGTGAACTGTTGGCTCGAGTTAAAGCGCAATTAAGACGTAATTCTGGTGAATTAAATTCGGATACCAAACGTCTTACGCCATTAAAGCAAATCCAATTTGATAATTGGATTTTAGACAGAGAAACGCATTCATTAATTGATGCCGAGGGCATTGCCATTCCGCTGAGCCAGAGAGAATACGAACTGTTGCTAGTCTTCTTAGAAAACCCTCACAGAATATTAAGTAGAGATCAGTTGATGGATCTTTTATACGATAAATATTGTGATGCTCAAGATAGAACAATAGATGTGTTAATTGGTCGATTGCGTAAGAAGTTGGAGCAAGATCCGCGCAATCCTCATTTATTAGTAACTATTCGTGGCGGTGGCTATCAATTAAAAAGCAGGATCAGTCCATCATGATCCAATTGACTCGAACCGCGCAAAAGACATTGATAGGACTTGTTCTAGGAAATTTATTGATTATTTTGTCATTTTTCCAATTAATGCAATACTACTATGGTAATAGAAAACCCGTTATACCTCCTCATGCCATTCAATCGTTAACAAGCTTAGTTAAAAAATTGCAGAGTAGTCCGCAAACTGATTGGACAATGATACTAGAGAAGCAATCTACTCCTTGGTCAAAAATCACTTTGTCGGATAAACCTCTTTACCTCAATAATGCTCTTCTAAAGCTTAATGCGGCTACTGTATTTGATTTAATTAAATCACATCAAAAACTGGAAATGTCTGTTTTTATTACCAAAGACGCTTGGCTTAATATTAAAATTTTATCGCTTTTTTCTAATCGATCTCATTTGGTTTTGAGCTTGAGTATTATCTTATTGGGTGCTTTCTTTTTTATTAATTATTGGGCCGTTAGAACATTAAATCAGCCAATACAAACAGTCATTCAAAGTCTGGATGATAATAAAATTCAGGAGGAATGGTCTCCCATTCCTTTAACGGGTAATACTGATCAAAAAACTCTTCTTAATAAAATTAATGAATTGCAAAGTAAAGTAAACAAATTACTCTCTAACCGTACTCGGGTAGTCACCGCGATTTCTCATGATTTACGCACGCCCCTGACTCGTTTAAAACTACGCACCGAATATCTAAGTAGTGATGCTAATTATGAAAAAATGCTCGATGATATCAATGAAATGGAAACAATGATCCGAGAAACTCTCGATTATTTTTATGATATTCATAGGGAAGAAAAATTTCAGCGTTTTGATCTGGTGGCAATGCTCAATTCGATACAAGAAGATGCTCTTGAACTTCATGAGGGGGTCGTTTTTAAAACGGAGTTGAATAAATTAGTGTATACCGGAGCAGTGAATTTATTAAAAAGAGCATTTAACAATATTATCAATAATGCAATTTACTATGGTGGTTCAGCAAGCATACAACTAGCAGCAACATCGCATCATATAGAAATTACCGTAACAGATTCTGGTCCGGGATTATCTAAAAGCGATATGGAGGAGGTTTTTACTCCATTTTATAGAGGAGAAAACTCCCGTTCACGTGCTACAGGTGGTACTGGGCTTGGACTTACTATTGCTAAAGAAATCATTCAAATGCATCAAGGTTCTATTACTTTAACTAATCCCCAGGAAGGCGGGCTAAAAGTGACGATTCACTTACCAGTTACTGTCGCATAATAAGCAGTTAGGTCTTTCAGTAATAGACCTCTTGCGTAACCTGCATCTTTTGCCTTCTGTAAACTCCGCTCCTCGAAACGCTTACTCCGTTCAATAAAACAAAAGATACTGGTTATGCAAGAGGTCTAATGTAGCAACTGTCTTGAACTGCATCCAATAGTTGCTACTTTTACTATTACTGTCATCCAGAGCGCGGCGAAGGAGCTTCTGCAAAACGTATTATTCCCCATTCAGGAGTTCCTTCGCCGCAAGGCTCCTCCGTTTGTAGCCTGGGTGCAGCGCCAGCGTAACCCAGGATCAGGGTTAACTTTATTGCACTTAATTAGGCATATAAAGAAGTTCTCATACCGTGTTTATCCTGATTTTTGGTGCCACTTCGTTCCTGGGTTATGCTGGCGCTGCACCCAGGCTTGTCCCGTGATCTTATCCGAAACTCACGCTAACTTAATGGCAGTGAGGGATAGGGGCTTCGAAGATATTTATTTTAGTTTTTTGGGAACTAAAATATTTTTTAGTCTCACATAGTCTGGTAAACCATTGATATAGCTCGGATAAGCTTCCCCCTGAATTAATGGTGCTAGATAACGTTTACAAGCAGCAGTAATCCCCATACCATCTTCGCTAATGTATTCTTCGGGCATTGCTTTTTCTTGATTAGCTACATCAGCTAGAGCTACTTTTCCTATAGACCATTGATAAGGTTCATCTTGTTCACGAATAACGACTGGCATAATCGCAGTCTGTCCTTTAATGGCATATTCTACAGCGGCTTTACCTAGGGCATAAGCTTGATCTACATCCACTTGAGAGGCAATATGACGAGCCGCTCTTTGTAGGTAATCAGCAACTGCCCAATGATATTTATAACCTAATTCTGTTTTTACTAATTGGGCTATAACCGGCGCTACACCACCTAATTGAGCATGACCAAAAGCATCTCTCAAACCGGCATCACTTAAAAACTGTCCTTCTGCATTGCGAATCCCTTCAGAGACCACAATGACGCAATAACCATTAGTTTTTACACATTCATCGACTTTCGCCAAGAATTTTTGGGGATTGAAAGTGATTTCAGGTAATAAAATAATATGGGGTGGTTCATTCGCGTTTTCGCTGGCTAACCCACTAGCCGCCGCTATCCATCCTGCATGGCGTCCCATTACTTCAAGAATAAAGACTTTGGTTGATGAAGCAGCCATGGAAGCAACGTCAAAACCAGCTTCTTTGGTGGAAATAGCAACGTATTTGGCGACAGAACCAAAACCTGGGCAATTGTCAGTGAAGGGTAGATCATTATCTACAGTTTTAGGTATTCCTATACAGGTAATGGGATAGCCCATGTTGGTGCCCAATTGCGATATTTTGTGTGCTGTATCTTGTGAGTCTCCACCACCGTTATAGAAAAAATAACCTATATCATGTGCCTTAAATACTTCAATTAAACGTTGGTATTCTTCACCATTGTCTTTTAACTTATAACGACATGAGCCAAAAGCTCCTGAAGGAGTCTGCATTAATTTGGCAATATCTTCATCACTTTCAAAAGAGGTATCAATCAACTCCTCATTTAAAGCACCAATGATTCCATTTTTTGCAGCATAGACTTTACCTATTTGTTGAGGGTAAATGCGTGCGGTTTGAATGACACCACAAGCTGAAGCATTAATAACAGCGGTCACTCCACCAGATTGAGCATATATTGCATTTTTCACAGCCATTTTATCTCCATTGATTGATGTTTACTGAGAGTATTGATTTTCATACTCACTAATTACTGCATCGATACTCTGTATTAACTCAGCAAAAGGGTCATTTAATTCTTCAATTGTTGTAGCGCGTAGCGCTAATTTCTCTAGTTGCATTACCTTCTTTTGTAATAGGGGTACACCACAAAAACAGCAGGCTCCATGAAGTTTATGGGCCGCATCTCCCATGCCTTTGATATTTTTTTCGTGCATTAGCTGAATAAACTCTTCGCGATTTTTATAGAGCTCTTCGATAAATTTGGCAAGAAACTCTTCAGCTAGCGCTTGATTACCAGAAACTTTTTGTATACATAGTTGCCAATCAATAGCGGCATGTTTTGCTTTATCGACGATACGCAGTATTTGTACTAATAATTGCTTTTCATCTATTGGTTTTTGCAAACAGAAATCTACCCCAGATTTTTTCAAATCAGCGGTGCTAATCTCGTTTCCATTAGCACTGATGACGACGATAGGGGAATGTTTATTGAGTGATGATTTTTGCTTTATCGTCTGTGCTGCATCCAAGCCGTTTAATTTCGGCATATGCAGATCCAGTAGAATAAGGTCATATTTCTTTTCTTCACAAGCAGAGACAGCCATTTCGCCATCATCTACCGCAGTAACGGTGGCGTTGTCACTGAGCAGGGAATTAAGCAGCATTTTATTAACTGGATTATCTTCCGCAATTAACAACTCAGGATGGAGAAAGCGTAATTGTTCACGCAAACTATCCAATTCATGGTTGAACGTTTTCTCAGAATAAACCTCATTATTTATCGGACTTAATGACTCGATGAGCTCTTGAAGTTTTTGTATGATGGCTGGCTTATGCACGAAGCCTTGAGCTCCAAGGGCCGTGTAATTATTTATTGGCCATTTAGAGAGTAATACATAAGGGAGGTGATTGTGTTTGGCTATAAGTTCTGCAATTTGTTGTTCATAACCTTGATTGACGCTAACGAAGGCTATTTTACAGTCTTTATTTTTGTCTATGGCTTTGGCTAATTTGTTAAATGCATGGACGGGAACACATTCTATTCCCCAATAACCCAAACCATTACATAATGCTTCTAAATGTAATGAATTATCATCAAAACAGAGTACTTTTAGATGAGCAAAACGATGAGGTTGATTTTTTTCTATCTCATAGGCCATCAATTTTTCTACTCTAATATAGGCCGAAAAAGCGGAGCCTTTGTGCAATTCACTAGCGAGGGTGATACGTCCTTGCATTTCTTCGCATAATTTTTTGCATATAACCAACCCTAAACCGGAACCGCCATATCGCCTGGTGATACTTGTATCTGCTTGGTTAAAGGCAGTAAAGAGCCTGTTTTGATCTTCTGGTGAAATCCCTATACCGGTATCGATGATAGTAATACATAAGGTATAGTCTTTTTCAGTTTCTTGCTCGATTTTGGTACGGATTAATACATGACCATGGTCAGTAAATTTTATAGCATTAGTGACTAGATTGCTGATGATTTGTTTAATCCTAAAGGGATCACCTAAAACAGTTTTAGGCACATTCACTTCAGTGATCGGAATTAAATCTACTCCTTTTTTATGAGCATTAGGACTGGCTAGAGCCAGTACGTCATCAACACATCCACGAATGTCAACGGGGATGCAATCCAAATGTAATTTACCTGCTTCTATTTTAGAAAAATCAAGTATGTCATTAATAATACCTAATAAATCTTGGGCTGATTGTTTGATTGTTTTGACATAATCCAATTGCAGCGGATCCAATTTACTTTCAAGTAAAACATTGGTGAAGCCTATAACGCCATTCATAGGAGTACGAATTTCATGGCTCATATTTGCTATAAACTCTGATTTTTGCCGGCTTTTTTCTTCGCTTTTTTTCTTATCCAGTGACAGCTCTATATTTTTTTCTTCTAAGAGTTCTAGACTTTGTTGCAAATCCTCAGTTGCTGTCTCAATGTGTTGGTTGAGATCACGAATGGTACTTAAATACTGTTGCTGTAAGTGAGTGCATCCTTTTTCAATAACCCCTAACTCTCCTTTACTGGATACGCGAATTTCCGTTTCAAATTCATTGCTTAGTATCTGTTTCATACTGCGACGTAAACGAGCGATGGGCACATAAATCTGCTTCGATAAAAAGTAATGGATGGTCAATCCTATTAACAGACCAAATAAGGTAATGAAGATAGTTACTATCATCATTTGATAGCGCTTGATAAGTGTGGATTGGGTATCTATATCTATAGACAACCATCCTAAGATGTCATCGGCTTGAAATACAGAAGGACTTAACGAGTTGGCAACGGAGCTTTTGGAGTAGAGATTAAATTTAGGGATAGTAATTGGTGCGATAAAGTTAATAGTAAAGGGATTAATTTGCCTGCTT
This Legionella fallonii LLAP-10 DNA region includes the following protein-coding sequences:
- a CDS encoding prolyl oligopeptidase family serine peptidase, which gives rise to MIRIVAGFICFLLLSFQCMAETQISWQQTTIPMAAAGSKGLEAVLVWPHDGLKHPLALISHGSPRDGAERAQMTSLSFLPIAKEFARRGFSVAVVLRRGYGSSGGGWVEGYKKCQFSNYKQSAVASSEDLHAAIKYLGSLPQFDTNEMIAVGVSAGGFATVALTAIDPPPGLKAAISFAGGRGSMAPDKVCHADNLVAVFDDLGKTSRVPMLWVYAKNDHFFNPSLAAHFYSAFTKEGGKVEFISAAPYGAEGHFLFSAEGIKQWVPLVDAFLREQHLVLVKQLLPLPSPLKTPDYLSTTAKKAFATYAISGPHKAFALSSDGAFGWRTGQHTAEKAKQDALAYCKRYSPKHCKLIAVDDEMVK
- a CDS encoding LysR family transcriptional regulator is translated as MHFYNRGQIINFLKVAELGSFSLAADSLHLSPTAVSKQVKNLEAAIGEQLFHRTTRQVHLTEFGTLFYQKCKMIEEQISSVNQFIESTRELPQGELKILVSTITAKNWVLKQLNHFMEHYPLLQLEIDFSEEDAALARSDIDIMVGFPVIPPITEHLKYRKMFEINNILCASKEFVGRYGQPTTAEELPQFKIISHTLRKPAYFLPLANGGQLHCAQPILYMNNFDALNQACLAGIGMFLTGDTLVKPWLESGDLIQLLPQYDFRQYEIFMFYRTYDFELPKIRAFLDFFTMGYRS
- a CDS encoding VOC family protein; amino-acid sequence: MKTVNYIYHHMGIPTKEIREGEKYSSTFKMYTSGGQDSEFRIQYHRFEEGSPLHPLIQSIPHIAFKVDNIEEATRGKDVILGPYEPFVGFKVAMIIESGTPIEFIETQLSEEEIWNDSHENSVIYPDEGDSIK
- a CDS encoding response regulator transcription factor, yielding MSNRKNHILIIDDDKEITELISDYLLKNGYRTTMALNGLNINALMRENNFDLVILDVMLPGVDGLTLCRTIRQTHDLPIIMLSAANSTSDRVAGLELGADDYISKPFSARELLARVKAQLRRNSGELNSDTKRLTPLKQIQFDNWILDRETHSLIDAEGIAIPLSQREYELLLVFLENPHRILSRDQLMDLLYDKYCDAQDRTIDVLIGRLRKKLEQDPRNPHLLVTIRGGGYQLKSRISPS
- a CDS encoding sensor histidine kinase, with amino-acid sequence MIQLTRTAQKTLIGLVLGNLLIILSFFQLMQYYYGNRKPVIPPHAIQSLTSLVKKLQSSPQTDWTMILEKQSTPWSKITLSDKPLYLNNALLKLNAATVFDLIKSHQKLEMSVFITKDAWLNIKILSLFSNRSHLVLSLSIILLGAFFFINYWAVRTLNQPIQTVIQSLDDNKIQEEWSPIPLTGNTDQKTLLNKINELQSKVNKLLSNRTRVVTAISHDLRTPLTRLKLRTEYLSSDANYEKMLDDINEMETMIRETLDYFYDIHREEKFQRFDLVAMLNSIQEDALELHEGVVFKTELNKLVYTGAVNLLKRAFNNIINNAIYYGGSASIQLAATSHHIEITVTDSGPGLSKSDMEEVFTPFYRGENSRSRATGGTGLGLTIAKEIIQMHQGSITLTNPQEGGLKVTIHLPVTVA
- a CDS encoding 6-phosphofructokinase — encoded protein: MAVKNAIYAQSGGVTAVINASACGVIQTARIYPQQIGKVYAAKNGIIGALNEELIDTSFESDEDIAKLMQTPSGAFGSCRYKLKDNGEEYQRLIEVFKAHDIGYFFYNGGGDSQDTAHKISQLGTNMGYPITCIGIPKTVDNDLPFTDNCPGFGSVAKYVAISTKEAGFDVASMAASSTKVFILEVMGRHAGWIAAASGLASENANEPPHIILLPEITFNPQKFLAKVDECVKTNGYCVIVVSEGIRNAEGQFLSDAGLRDAFGHAQLGGVAPVIAQLVKTELGYKYHWAVADYLQRAARHIASQVDVDQAYALGKAAVEYAIKGQTAIMPVVIREQDEPYQWSIGKVALADVANQEKAMPEEYISEDGMGITAACKRYLAPLIQGEAYPSYINGLPDYVRLKNILVPKKLK
- the letS gene encoding two-component system sensor histidine kinase LetS → MLKSIGIKYQLRITTLIPAFLVAVLFAVFYNDQFGKDLQQHTSRLGEAYIRQLLPAAQYALLRHDTRTLQGLINASTINPEVKALAFYNANGQLLAYRGGKHSLHKPFNPPDFTGDYIESRQINPFTINFIAPITIPKFNLYSKSSVANSLSPSVFQADDILGWLSIDIDTQSTLIKRYQMMIVTIFITLFGLLIGLTIHYFLSKQIYVPIARLRRSMKQILSNEFETEIRVSSKGELGVIEKGCTHLQQQYLSTIRDLNQHIETATEDLQQSLELLEEKNIELSLDKKKSEEKSRQKSEFIANMSHEIRTPMNGVIGFTNVLLESKLDPLQLDYVKTIKQSAQDLLGIINDILDFSKIEAGKLHLDCIPVDIRGCVDDVLALASPNAHKKGVDLIPITEVNVPKTVLGDPFRIKQIISNLVTNAIKFTDHGHVLIRTKIEQETEKDYTLCITIIDTGIGISPEDQNRLFTAFNQADTSITRRYGGSGLGLVICKKLCEEMQGRITLASELHKGSAFSAYIRVEKLMAYEIEKNQPHRFAHLKVLCFDDNSLHLEALCNGLGYWGIECVPVHAFNKLAKAIDKNKDCKIAFVSVNQGYEQQIAELIAKHNHLPYVLLSKWPINNYTALGAQGFVHKPAIIQKLQELIESLSPINNEVYSEKTFNHELDSLREQLRFLHPELLIAEDNPVNKMLLNSLLSDNATVTAVDDGEMAVSACEEKKYDLILLDLHMPKLNGLDAAQTIKQKSSLNKHSPIVVISANGNEISTADLKKSGVDFCLQKPIDEKQLLVQILRIVDKAKHAAIDWQLCIQKVSGNQALAEEFLAKFIEELYKNREEFIQLMHEKNIKGMGDAAHKLHGACCFCGVPLLQKKVMQLEKLALRATTIEELNDPFAELIQSIDAVISEYENQYSQ